In Cryptomeria japonica chromosome 5, Sugi_1.0, whole genome shotgun sequence, the genomic window ATATCTAAATGTGATTAGATATCATAAGGGAAATACAAATATGAAATGATTTTAAGCGTTAATATCAATACCCAGTGAACCTACTTTTGGAGTACTTAACGTTCATAGGAAATACCTACGAACATTTTTCTTGGGTGTTGGCTTGTCTTATTTGGCATTGGCTTAATGTTTGTTGTTTAGGTTTGGTTGAGTGTCTAGTTATTTGCCGATAGGCCATTCCTTGTGGGGTTGCACCTCCACTGGAATTGTCTCACGTCGGATTTTTGGGCTTTATCGGTATGGTATCGCTTAATAATTCCCGACGGCAAATTGTCTCAAGCTTCCCTTTGCCGATAGTCTTCGCACCGAGGAAAGATTGTGTTGGCCGGTCATTCTGTAAATCAAACAGCAAAATGAAACAAATGAAACAATGCCACTTAAAATATAGAGGGTGTCTAGAACGCCTTCTTTCCTCAACATTGCTTCTTTCATTTTCCTCTGGTGGCTCAAGTATTTCTGATATGATTGGAAAATCCGATGATGCTCCTTACTTTTCCTACAACTTAGAGCTCTTTCTAGTATAAGCAGACTGTTCCTCCCATTAACACGAGCTCCCATCATGTCCTCCAACTGAATGCTAAGTTCAGAAATCTTCATATCCCCATGATCATCTGACAGTCTAATACTTATGGAAAGGATACCTTTAACATCCTTGCAAGGTAATATATTTTGAGCAGGAAATAAGGAGCCAAACCGCATTAAAAAATCTGCATCAGAATACATCTGCACATTCAGAGGTCTCCAGCTTGAAAGATTACCAGCTTCCCCTGTTCTCCTGCTAATCACAATCCAGCTAAGCTTGAAATTGTCCATCAGTTGCCCCGAAATTATATCTTCCCCCATCTCCTTGTCAAAAGACACAACTGTAGGAAACCCATCTCCATTAGTGGAATCCTCATTCTCTAAATCCCAAAAATCAACGAAATCAACTCTAAAGGGGCGATTACAGAACCAATCCTCAACATTACTTGCATTAGGAATGCCCCACAAAATCTTGGAATAGACAATCTTGTCCATGTACCACACATCAACAAGGGATACAAAGTCAGAGGGATCACAAGAATGGAGCTCTAGGCTGCCATACAAAGCGAAAGCTTTTTTCCTTCACAGTGCACTCCTCCCCCCTCCGACTTGCGGACAATTGTAAGGTAATGTATTTGGGATGTACTGTGATCAACTctgatgtcacaaccctcctttatcattttttttgatttaaatacaaaactttatttatactctttggatgaattattgaatattgtaagggaataaattaataaaccacacacacatggaaaatgcattttaatttagttatttaatttccctcacattaaggcacatgttgtaggaggaataagaagcttctagaggcttctccacctccttgcatgtaactcctcccactaagcccaattaatttgcatggaagccaaattgggagagaatctcatttttttttaatttaaaattaggtagtgggaatttgaaatttgctttataaaataggtacaagtttcaaaagaaaagctagctattccataagaaaattctgcaatttctcctttgtagtccatttttcatttgcagccaaggttttgttgggaggatttctcttcaatttggaggatcaaggaagactctacatcattttttgcaagcatccaggttccttcaagcttagtttgtgcatcttgttcttgttgtagattagattagattattttatgaaaatgaaattcattcgtgaaattagtttcagactttgataagaattagattaaaatgttttaaactgtttattcattgtttggattcttgattttggaaaataaattgttgattcattattttgataaaatttagttcagatttggagtagattaaaatgtttgatagaaagaaaaataaatttgttgattcattattcagattttgataaaatttagttcagatttggagtagattaaaatgtttgatagaaagaaaaataaatttgttgattcattattcagattttgataaaatttagttcagatttggagtagattaaaatgtttgatagaaagaaaaataaatttgttgattcattgtttcaaactttgataaaatttagttttaaattttggagtagaatagaacaattgttgattaatagtttcagattcttgataaggaagtagattaaatttgcttgacaaagaattagattcactgttttctttaaaaaaaaatatataatgtaatattaaatctagatccagatttaaattgttcctcttattctTTTGATTCTGGCTAAGAAGGACCAtctttcatctctctggttattgttatcca contains:
- the LOC131043982 gene encoding uncharacterized protein LOC131043982, which encodes MDKIVYSKILWGIPNASNVEDWFCNRPFRVDFVDFWDLENEDSTNGDGFPTVVSFDKEMGEDIISGQLMDNFKLSWIVISRRTGEAGNLSSWRPLNVQMYSDADFLMRFGSLFPAQNILPCKDVKGILSISIRLSDDHGDMKISELSIQLEDMMGARVNGRNSLLILERALSCRKSKEHHRIFQSYQKYLSHQRKMKEAMLRKEGVLDTLYILSGIVSFVSFCCLIYRMTGQHNLSSVRRLSAKGSLRQFAVGNY